In the Duncaniella freteri genome, one interval contains:
- a CDS encoding sigma-70 family RNA polymerase sigma factor, with translation MDISIYNILHKMDIEAIVKDCQNGNRDAFGTLYQIFSLPMMGVIGYYVHNKDIAQDILHDGFIVAFTSIVTLKDATKIESWLTTIMKNLSLQYLRKESEHASIQISDTDIPERLSEQNYETDLSWPQLESIIQRLPDGYRTVFRLNVLQGLSHKEIAELLGISHLTSASQLYHAKVMLRKMISQYRAEMGVTSILILTTLVIYNSLFRRNIQEDAISSAGNTLLGHTSVTESIKSDSNAIMNDNRIVASTVSSLHNHTHNKLVEEKDTIELKVDTNVVDFGNNTPSDSTAKTIVIPDNDRLIAKIRQSQLIQPADNDGWTFSLAYSGTTGQNNRSKNKVPDISSDVTDQDIEENRKVKHYVPVSVGISVGRRLSPKWSIESGLRYTYLRTDIFTENKYHHSESTNKIHYLGVPLKFNYNIFQANRLSIYGQSGIVLDIPVNGKSYTSHYNYNADSPIFDTSRLSVPLQWSVEGGIGIECQFTPSISIYAEPSINYYFRTEPEINTIRQDKPFEFTLPIGIRMTW, from the coding sequence ATGGATATATCTATATATAATATATTGCATAAAATGGATATAGAGGCTATTGTAAAGGATTGCCAGAATGGCAACAGGGACGCATTTGGAACCCTTTATCAGATTTTCTCACTTCCAATGATGGGGGTGATAGGCTATTATGTCCATAATAAAGACATTGCACAGGATATTCTTCATGATGGGTTTATTGTTGCATTCACTTCGATTGTGACACTTAAAGACGCAACCAAAATAGAATCATGGCTAACAACCATAATGAAGAATTTATCTCTCCAATATCTCAGAAAAGAATCAGAACATGCCTCCATCCAAATATCAGATACGGACATACCGGAGCGATTATCTGAACAAAATTATGAAACGGATTTATCATGGCCGCAGCTTGAATCTATAATACAAAGATTGCCCGATGGATATAGAACGGTATTCAGGCTGAATGTTCTACAAGGATTGTCCCATAAAGAGATTGCCGAATTGCTCGGCATATCTCATTTGACATCCGCCTCACAATTGTATCATGCGAAAGTGATGCTCCGTAAGATGATTTCCCAGTACAGGGCGGAGATGGGTGTTACTTCTATACTGATCCTCACAACACTTGTCATATATAATTCGTTGTTCCGACGCAACATTCAAGAAGATGCCATATCATCTGCCGGCAACACATTGCTGGGGCATACTTCTGTCACTGAATCTATAAAGAGCGATTCTAATGCGATTATGAACGACAACAGGATTGTTGCTTCCACGGTTTCATCCTTGCATAATCATACGCATAATAAACTTGTTGAAGAAAAAGACACAATCGAGTTGAAGGTGGATACAAATGTTGTTGATTTTGGTAACAACACACCATCCGACTCCACTGCCAAGACAATTGTAATTCCGGATAATGACCGTCTTATAGCTAAAATCAGGCAAAGCCAGTTGATCCAGCCGGCTGACAATGATGGTTGGACATTCTCATTGGCATATTCAGGAACTACCGGACAGAATAACCGGTCAAAAAACAAAGTCCCTGACATCTCATCTGATGTTACTGATCAAGATATCGAGGAGAATCGGAAAGTAAAGCACTATGTCCCGGTTAGTGTCGGTATCTCTGTAGGCCGACGGCTTTCTCCTAAATGGAGTATTGAAAGCGGTTTAAGATACACATATCTTAGGACAGATATATTTACGGAGAATAAATATCACCATTCTGAATCAACCAATAAAATCCATTATTTAGGTGTCCCTTTGAAATTCAACTACAATATATTCCAGGCTAATAGACTGTCGATCTATGGTCAATCAGGCATTGTTCTGGATATCCCTGTCAACGGAAAGTCATACACCAGTCATTACAACTACAATGCTGACTCACCCATCTTTGACACCTCCCGCCTCTCGGTGCCTCTGCAATGGTCAGTAGAAGGAGGAATAGGTATCGAGTGCCAGTTCACACCGTCAATAAGCATATACGCAGAGCCCTCTATAAATTATTATTTCAGAACAGAGCCAGAGATAAACACCATACGACAAGACAAGCCGTTTGAGTTCACACTCCCGATCGGTATCAGAATGACGTGGTAA